In Deinococcus proteolyticus MRP, a single genomic region encodes these proteins:
- a CDS encoding GNAT family N-acetyltransferase yields MNRDGLRVGPVRLEGQLVVLEPLRPEHHDGLVTAVQDGELWRLWYTTIPAPGEIASEIERRLQLQELGQMVPFTARRRSDHSIIGMTSYMNIDQQLPRVEIGSTWNAASAHGTGTNTESKLLLLAHAFEELGCPAVELRTHWLNAQSRAAIERLGARLDGILRSHTRAKDGTLRDTCVYSIVQSEWPAVRSGLEYRLRRHRSSP; encoded by the coding sequence ATGAACCGGGACGGGCTACGGGTGGGGCCGGTTCGGCTGGAAGGTCAGTTGGTGGTCTTGGAACCGCTGCGCCCCGAACACCATGACGGCCTGGTGACTGCCGTTCAGGACGGGGAATTATGGCGGCTGTGGTACACCACCATTCCTGCGCCGGGCGAGATAGCCAGCGAAATCGAGCGGCGGCTGCAGCTGCAGGAACTGGGCCAGATGGTGCCTTTCACGGCCCGCCGCCGGTCGGACCACAGCATCATCGGGATGACCAGCTACATGAACATTGACCAGCAGCTGCCCCGCGTGGAGATCGGCAGCACCTGGAACGCAGCCAGCGCCCACGGCACCGGCACCAACACCGAATCCAAGCTGTTGCTGCTGGCCCACGCTTTCGAGGAGTTGGGCTGCCCCGCTGTGGAGCTGCGGACCCATTGGCTGAACGCCCAGTCACGGGCAGCCATCGAGCGGCTGGGAGCGCGGCTGGACGGCATTTTGCGCTCACACACCCGCGCCAAGGACGGCACCCTCCGCGATACCTGCGTGTATTCCATCGTTCAGAGCGAGTGGCCGGCCGTCAGAAGCGGGCTGGAATATCGCCTGCGTCGGCACCGCTCCAGTCCCTGA
- the aroQ gene encoding type II 3-dehydroquinate dehydratase produces the protein MMLVLNGPNLNRLGTREPGVYGSGTLAELEELCRRWGAELGTEVQCRQSNHEGQLMDWIQQAEAEGFRGIVLNPGAFTHYSYAIRDAVAGQPLPVVEVHISHVDAREEFRRVSVIAPVCRGKLSGFGFLGYRLALEVLVAGG, from the coding sequence ATGATGCTGGTTCTGAATGGCCCCAACCTCAACCGCCTTGGCACCCGTGAGCCGGGAGTTTACGGCAGCGGCACCCTGGCCGAACTGGAGGAGCTTTGCCGCCGCTGGGGAGCCGAGCTGGGCACCGAAGTGCAGTGCCGCCAGAGCAACCACGAAGGCCAACTGATGGACTGGATTCAGCAGGCCGAGGCAGAAGGCTTCCGGGGCATCGTGCTGAATCCTGGGGCCTTTACCCACTACTCTTACGCCATCCGCGACGCGGTGGCCGGGCAACCGCTGCCAGTGGTAGAGGTCCACATCAGTCATGTGGACGCCCGCGAGGAGTTCCGGCGCGTCAGCGTCATAGCACCGGTCTGCCGGGGCAAGCTGAGCGGCTTCGGCTTCCTGGGCTACCGCCTGGCGCTGGAAGTCCTGGTGGCCGGGGGATGA